A single Spirochaetae bacterium HGW-Spirochaetae-1 DNA region contains:
- a CDS encoding 5,10-methylenetetrahydrofolate reductase encodes MKTGSRLESLLDAGEFVVTGELGPPRGNDAAVIREKGEMLRGVVDAVNITDNQTAIVRMSSIAAASILAGMGIEPVMQMTARDRNRIAIQSDVLGASALGIRNILCISGDHQSFGNQQCCRNVYDVDSIQMLGMVKRMRDEGKVLGSDDELRGRPGMFIGAAANPFAEPFEMRPLRLKKKVDAGADFIQTQCIFDMKRFRDYMKVVVDMGLHERCHILAGIMPLKSAGMARYMAEQVPGVTVPEHLIRRMAGVTKEKAAEEGIAICCEIVDELRAIDGIKGIHLMAIEWEHRVSQILEKAKLLKQRG; translated from the coding sequence ATGAAGACGGGAAGCAGGCTGGAGTCCCTTCTCGATGCAGGCGAATTCGTGGTTACGGGGGAACTGGGGCCGCCGCGGGGGAACGACGCCGCAGTAATTCGCGAAAAAGGGGAAATGCTGCGCGGCGTTGTCGATGCTGTGAATATAACCGATAACCAAACCGCCATAGTGCGCATGTCAAGCATAGCCGCTGCCTCTATCCTCGCCGGAATGGGCATTGAACCGGTGATGCAGATGACCGCCCGGGACCGAAACCGTATCGCCATCCAGAGCGATGTCCTGGGGGCCTCGGCACTGGGCATCCGTAACATCCTCTGTATAAGCGGTGATCACCAGTCCTTCGGGAACCAGCAGTGCTGCAGGAATGTGTACGATGTGGATTCCATCCAGATGCTGGGCATGGTTAAAAGAATGCGCGATGAAGGGAAGGTTCTGGGCAGTGATGATGAACTCAGGGGCAGGCCGGGGATGTTCATCGGGGCCGCGGCGAATCCCTTTGCGGAACCCTTTGAAATGCGTCCCCTGCGCCTTAAAAAGAAAGTGGATGCCGGCGCAGATTTTATACAGACGCAATGCATTTTCGATATGAAAAGGTTCAGGGATTACATGAAGGTCGTCGTGGACATGGGACTTCATGAGAGATGCCATATTCTGGCCGGCATCATGCCCCTGAAATCGGCGGGTATGGCACGATACATGGCAGAGCAGGTGCCCGGTGTAACTGTTCCGGAGCATCTTATAAGGAGGATGGCCGGTGTCACAAAAGAAAAAGCCGCCGAAGAGGGAATCGCCATCTGCTGTGAGATAGTTGATGAACTCAGGGCCATAGATGGGATCAAGGGAATCCACCTCATGGCCATTGAATGGGAGCATCGTGTATCGCAGATTCTTGAAAAAGCGAAACTTCTGAAGCAGCGAGGCTGA
- the lepB gene encoding signal peptidase I, which produces MSRSDNIDTSIINTPAKILIALAGILAGFLLSRIFIVPVTVHDTAMEPSLEKGRHVIVLKHITPVTGDVVLAESPGEKGRYFLKRVIALEGNTVEIRQKIIYVDNKKIVFPWKTISRDARIFPMNFTSRDNMVAVKLKRGEYFLLNDNLDIPSDSRELGLFTGDAINGKVVFSY; this is translated from the coding sequence ATGAGCCGCTCCGATAACATCGATACATCAATCATTAATACACCGGCAAAAATACTTATAGCTCTGGCAGGAATACTGGCGGGTTTTCTCCTGTCGAGGATATTTATTGTCCCTGTCACAGTACACGATACAGCCATGGAACCATCGCTGGAAAAGGGCCGCCATGTTATTGTTCTAAAGCATATCACGCCCGTGACCGGCGATGTTGTCCTGGCGGAAAGCCCCGGGGAAAAAGGACGATACTTCCTTAAAAGAGTTATTGCCCTGGAAGGGAACACTGTTGAAATACGGCAGAAGATCATTTATGTTGATAATAAAAAAATAGTCTTTCCCTGGAAGACGATTTCCCGTGACGCAAGAATATTCCCCATGAACTTCACCAGCAGGGACAACATGGTGGCAGTGAAATTGAAACGGGGCGAGTATTTCCTGCTCAATGACAATCTGGACATTCCCTCGGACAGCCGTGAACTTGGTCTTTTCACCGGAGACGCCATCAACGGCAAAGTCGTTTTTTCCTACTGA
- the metF gene encoding methylenetetrahydrofolate reductase [NAD(P)H], translating into MRLNTLYNNKFAVSFEIFPPKTAEGEKNLWKELDILSSHKPDFVSVTYGAGGTTRVKTLEIALKVRDKYGIPPLVHFTCVGAGKNEIEAYLQEVKSHGIENILALRGDPPVGESRFTPHPDGFSHASELIDFIKSINGFTIAAAGYPEGHLEAPDLDTDIDNLKKKVDAGAQFIITQLFYNNDAFYDFMDSVEKKGIGVPIIPGIMPVTSLAQIQKITGLCGASVPDRLLGILKSCGSKDSICEAGLDYSIEQCHELKTWGVPGFHIYTINKSMAVTRIMDALGL; encoded by the coding sequence ATGCGACTGAATACTCTCTATAATAATAAATTTGCCGTATCCTTCGAAATTTTCCCACCAAAAACAGCCGAGGGAGAAAAAAATCTCTGGAAAGAGCTCGATATTCTGTCCTCGCACAAACCCGATTTCGTTTCTGTCACCTACGGAGCCGGTGGTACGACCAGGGTAAAGACCCTGGAAATCGCTCTTAAAGTACGGGACAAGTATGGCATTCCTCCCCTGGTGCATTTCACCTGTGTGGGAGCAGGAAAAAATGAAATCGAAGCGTACCTTCAGGAGGTCAAATCCCATGGAATAGAAAATATCCTTGCCCTGCGAGGCGACCCTCCCGTAGGGGAAAGCAGGTTTACACCGCATCCCGACGGTTTTTCCCATGCCAGCGAACTCATCGATTTCATAAAAAGCATCAATGGTTTTACCATTGCAGCGGCAGGTTATCCTGAAGGGCACCTGGAGGCTCCGGACCTGGATACGGATATTGATAATCTTAAAAAAAAGGTCGACGCCGGAGCGCAATTCATCATCACCCAGTTGTTTTATAATAATGATGCTTTTTACGATTTCATGGACAGTGTTGAAAAAAAAGGCATAGGAGTGCCTATTATTCCCGGTATCATGCCCGTGACAAGCCTGGCACAGATCCAGAAAATTACAGGCCTGTGTGGAGCATCGGTTCCCGACAGACTTCTTGGCATTCTCAAGAGCTGCGGTTCTAAGGATTCCATTTGTGAAGCGGGACTGGATTATTCCATTGAACAGTGTCATGAACTTAAAACATGGGGGGTGCCCGGTTTTCATATCTACACCATCAACAAATCCATGGCAGTTACACGCATTATGGATGCATTGGGATTGTAA
- a CDS encoding endoflagellar filament sheath protein has product MKRIAKLASLSIFIGALILFFGNGSINVNAQQGEPGAGTQKPKTKQDGLVEDWLNDFEASEDWRADSTCPLGDTKIRKIPGKPRPVNTDGKPVDEDGNAGEFKTEITDENGISHKNEYVLGVKTYFLDRGFDRVEVFPPNEYIIRGKARELKVWVLGRKMRHTLFVKLRDYRGNLHKIKIGRLDFWGWKECSLIIPGWLPQSASYALLDKNLHFVSFYVECDKFEVPGTFYFYLDQFRIITDLSEFTGDETIKDTW; this is encoded by the coding sequence ATGAAAAGGATCGCTAAATTAGCTTCATTATCGATTTTTATAGGGGCGTTAATCCTCTTCTTCGGTAATGGAAGTATAAATGTAAATGCTCAACAGGGCGAGCCGGGTGCAGGGACGCAAAAACCGAAAACTAAACAGGACGGTTTGGTGGAAGATTGGCTGAACGATTTTGAAGCTTCCGAGGATTGGAGAGCAGATTCCACTTGTCCACTCGGTGACACAAAAATCCGTAAAATTCCGGGAAAGCCAAGACCGGTTAACACTGATGGAAAACCCGTTGACGAAGACGGCAATGCCGGAGAATTTAAAACTGAAATTACCGATGAAAATGGCATATCCCATAAAAATGAGTATGTTCTGGGTGTAAAAACATATTTTCTCGACCGTGGATTTGACCGTGTTGAGGTTTTCCCTCCCAATGAATATATTATTCGGGGCAAGGCACGTGAATTGAAAGTGTGGGTTTTGGGCCGCAAAATGAGACACACGCTTTTTGTTAAACTGCGTGACTACAGAGGAAACCTGCATAAAATTAAAATAGGCAGACTCGATTTCTGGGGATGGAAAGAGTGCTCATTGATTATTCCGGGTTGGCTGCCCCAGTCTGCCAGTTATGCACTTCTTGATAAAAATCTGCATTTTGTATCATTTTATGTTGAATGTGATAAATTTGAGGTTCCTGGTACATTCTATTTTTACCTTGATCAATTTAGAATTATAACTGATCTTTCAGAATTTACCGGTGATGAAACAATTAAGGATACTTGGTAA
- a CDS encoding dihydroorotate dehydrogenase electron transfer subunit encodes MVAEIIEKPREVSLNHYLIRIGRCPQPAYPGQFISIKTGEGTDPLIRRPFSIYDIKDDITEIIIQVVGRGTRLISTSMPGPVDILGPLGRGFSMEGVKKALLVGGGVGNAPLFYLGNKLKTNGASVTYLYGSRSKDFMYMTGEYAAMAHTFIPVTDDGTTGKRGFVTEAAREVLASEDFDMVYTCGPTPMMAEMVRITPAHIPIEVSLENYFGCGIGLCVGCTVETTAGFRRACMDGPVMDGKSILWDTLAH; translated from the coding sequence ATGGTAGCGGAGATTATTGAAAAACCCCGGGAAGTGTCACTGAACCATTACCTGATACGTATAGGCCGGTGTCCACAGCCCGCATATCCAGGCCAGTTTATAAGCATAAAAACAGGCGAAGGCACGGACCCCCTCATCCGCCGCCCCTTTTCCATATATGATATTAAAGATGATATCACGGAAATCATCATCCAGGTAGTAGGACGAGGAACACGGCTCATTTCCACATCCATGCCGGGTCCCGTGGATATACTGGGACCACTGGGCAGGGGATTTTCCATGGAAGGCGTTAAAAAAGCACTCCTCGTTGGCGGGGGAGTAGGCAATGCCCCCCTCTTTTATCTGGGCAATAAACTGAAAACAAATGGCGCATCCGTCACCTACCTGTACGGATCCCGTTCGAAAGACTTCATGTACATGACGGGGGAATACGCGGCCATGGCCCATACATTCATTCCCGTTACCGATGACGGAACCACGGGAAAACGCGGTTTCGTTACCGAGGCAGCCCGGGAAGTTCTGGCATCGGAAGATTTCGACATGGTTTACACCTGCGGCCCCACACCCATGATGGCCGAGATGGTCAGGATAACTCCTGCCCATATTCCTATCGAGGTTTCCCTGGAAAATTATTTCGGCTGCGGCATAGGTCTCTGCGTGGGATGCACAGTGGAAACCACGGCGGGATTCCGCAGAGCCTGCATGGACGGTCCGGTCATGGACGGAAAGAGCATTCTCTGGGATACCCTTGCACACTAA
- a CDS encoding RNA 2',3'-cyclic phosphodiesterase, producing the protein MPRLFFALTFDDNLIQAMQEPLSYLGTYQTILKPVESQNMHITVKFLGECGDDIAGPIIAAFQNFTIEENPIAFSARGLSAFPRIASPSVIWCGLDTGPEINTLHRRIELFSEPFGFPPEDRSFKPHLTLARIRKNSQAPRELVKYLEDNRATVYCTTRFKKLVLFKSLLTKTGPIYTELHSMTL; encoded by the coding sequence ATGCCCCGGCTTTTTTTCGCCCTTACCTTTGATGATAATCTTATTCAGGCAATGCAGGAGCCTCTTTCTTACCTGGGCACATATCAGACAATACTCAAACCCGTAGAATCACAGAACATGCACATCACGGTTAAATTTCTGGGAGAGTGCGGCGATGATATTGCCGGCCCGATAATCGCTGCGTTTCAGAATTTCACAATCGAAGAAAATCCCATTGCTTTTTCCGCCAGGGGTCTGAGCGCTTTCCCACGCATAGCGTCACCTTCAGTGATATGGTGCGGCCTGGATACGGGCCCGGAAATAAACACACTTCATCGCAGAATTGAACTTTTCTCCGAACCCTTTGGATTTCCACCCGAAGACCGGTCCTTTAAACCGCACCTCACCCTGGCCCGTATCCGGAAAAACAGCCAGGCACCCCGTGAACTCGTCAAATATCTGGAAGATAACCGGGCTACGGTTTACTGCACAACCCGGTTTAAAAAACTGGTTCTCTTCAAATCACTATTGACAAAAACAGGCCCCATTTATACAGAATTACACAGCATGACCCTGTAG
- the gatC gene encoding Asp-tRNA(Asn)/Glu-tRNA(Gln) amidotransferase GatCAB subunit C (allows the formation of correctly charged Asn-tRNA(Asn) or Gln-tRNA(Gln) through the transamidation of misacylated Asp-tRNA(Asn) or Glu-tRNA(Gln) in organisms which lack either or both of asparaginyl-tRNA or glutaminyl-tRNA synthetases; reaction takes place in the presence of glutamine and ATP through an activated phospho-Asp-tRNA(Asn) or phospho-Glu-tRNA; some Mycoplasma proteins contain an N-terminal fusion to an unknown domain): MKIDKDQITKVSRLARLELTEEEKLEFSRQLSDIIEYVEKIKELDTASIEPADHIVELKNVFRSDTVGPSLPVSELEKIAPSFENGHIVVPKIIEGS, from the coding sequence ATGAAAATTGACAAGGATCAGATAACAAAAGTTTCCCGGCTGGCGCGGCTTGAACTGACAGAAGAGGAAAAATTGGAATTTTCCCGCCAGCTCTCCGACATCATAGAATATGTGGAAAAAATCAAAGAGCTCGACACAGCATCCATAGAACCGGCGGACCATATAGTGGAATTAAAAAATGTATTCAGAAGCGATACCGTGGGACCATCCCTGCCCGTATCTGAACTGGAAAAAATCGCTCCTTCCTTTGAAAACGGCCATATAGTCGTGCCGAAAATAATTGAAGGATCGTAA
- a CDS encoding cyclic nucleotide-binding domain-containing protein, with protein MSARTTATDESILDKLKQVDIFGMFCHDEEAMKKILAICTMRSYRKGKSIIKEGEYGDELYIVLDGEIDILKKTLQNEKYTVTTLDSSMGGIYVGEMALIDNDKRSASVIARSECHCLVINRKNFIKFGDANPAMGLAITRAIARQISLWLRKSNADVITLFSALVDEIAAES; from the coding sequence ATGAGTGCCCGTACTACAGCTACAGATGAAAGCATCCTTGATAAGCTGAAGCAGGTGGATATCTTCGGCATGTTCTGCCATGACGAAGAAGCCATGAAAAAAATTCTCGCCATCTGCACGATGCGGAGTTACCGGAAAGGGAAATCCATAATAAAGGAAGGCGAATACGGCGATGAACTCTATATCGTTCTCGACGGCGAAATCGATATCCTTAAAAAAACACTCCAGAACGAAAAATATACCGTGACAACGCTCGATTCCAGCATGGGCGGTATCTATGTGGGAGAAATGGCCCTCATTGACAATGACAAGCGGTCCGCCTCGGTCATCGCCAGGAGCGAATGCCACTGCCTGGTTATAAACCGGAAGAATTTTATAAAATTCGGCGATGCCAATCCCGCCATGGGACTGGCTATAACCAGGGCCATCGCACGCCAGATAAGCCTGTGGCTCAGAAAATCCAATGCCGATGTAATCACACTCTTTTCAGCCCTGGTGGATGAAATAGCAGCTGAAAGCTGA
- a CDS encoding transporter has translation MQIFRYIYEHIFRSRFIRQITGKLSRSMLIKVLIIGIFLLVSLAFATYYIEKDYLAYSIVNGEKVATRESNIKTLEDSIWWSFVTSTTVGYGDFYPISRAGRFMGILLMFFGMSLVGVITGNIASFLVEKQLKEGKGLKDLKLKNHFIICGWKRDMVQILHDVMEKNKHFLPSEIVLINMADPEEIENIKSDEQFSQINFISGDFIDERVLHRANLKHAQKVLVLADRLVPGSVQEVDSRTVMAIITIKSITKSAYTCAELVDKKFERYLKFSNCDEIILSSEYNRSLIANASAGSGISHIISELLNVNADVSITTQDVPDKYIGLTYDELFSFYMSRNRSVLIGLLENTGNFFSRKTEAIRDAQKTPDISKLVDNLKEVKTLEANQPVINPYPDYILKKYSKAIIIEGRE, from the coding sequence ATGCAAATATTCAGATATATATACGAGCACATCTTCAGAAGCAGGTTTATCCGGCAGATTACCGGAAAGCTTTCCCGCAGCATGCTCATCAAGGTCCTCATAATCGGGATATTTCTCCTCGTATCCCTGGCCTTCGCCACCTATTATATTGAAAAAGACTATCTGGCATACAGCATCGTCAACGGGGAAAAAGTGGCAACCAGGGAAAGTAACATCAAGACCCTGGAAGATTCCATCTGGTGGAGTTTTGTCACATCCACGACCGTGGGCTACGGAGACTTTTATCCCATCTCGCGGGCGGGCCGCTTTATGGGAATACTTCTCATGTTTTTCGGCATGTCGCTCGTGGGGGTCATCACCGGTAACATCGCCTCGTTCCTGGTGGAAAAACAGCTCAAGGAGGGGAAGGGATTGAAGGATTTAAAACTAAAAAACCATTTTATCATATGCGGCTGGAAGCGTGACATGGTGCAGATACTGCACGACGTCATGGAAAAGAATAAACATTTCCTCCCATCGGAAATAGTACTGATCAACATGGCCGATCCGGAAGAGATAGAAAATATCAAGAGCGATGAGCAATTTTCCCAGATCAATTTCATCAGCGGTGATTTTATCGATGAACGGGTGCTTCACCGGGCGAACCTGAAACATGCGCAGAAGGTACTGGTGCTGGCGGACCGGTTGGTTCCCGGCTCAGTCCAGGAAGTTGATTCCCGTACGGTCATGGCCATTATAACCATTAAATCCATCACAAAATCGGCCTATACCTGCGCCGAGCTCGTGGACAAGAAATTCGAACGATACCTGAAGTTCTCCAACTGTGACGAGATCATCCTCTCCAGTGAGTACAACCGGTCTCTCATAGCCAATGCCTCGGCGGGAAGCGGTATCTCCCATATCATCAGCGAGCTGCTCAACGTCAACGCCGATGTCTCCATTACAACCCAGGATGTCCCGGACAAGTATATAGGATTGACCTATGATGAGCTATTTTCATTCTACATGAGCAGGAACCGCTCCGTGCTCATCGGGCTGCTGGAAAATACGGGTAACTTCTTCAGCAGGAAAACCGAGGCCATCCGGGATGCGCAGAAGACTCCCGATATTTCCAAACTCGTTGATAACCTCAAGGAGGTAAAAACCCTGGAGGCAAATCAGCCCGTTATCAATCCATATCCCGATTATATCTTGAAAAAATACAGCAAGGCCATTATCATTGAGGGTAGGGAATAA
- a CDS encoding acyl-CoA dehydrogenase, with translation MDLSLTKTQKMVQKHIRKFSREVLAEWSLYLDREAKPLPGDIVTAMGNLNIWGIQAPRQFGGADLDTVSYAIVIEEISRVSASIGLGVTVHNSVCLAPLLKFGTEDQKERLAYDLSTGRKIGGFTVTEPNAGSDAGGVQTTASDDGDAYILNGQKAFVTNGGVGDVFLVAAVFDAARKSRGIGIFIVEKGMRGFSVGKIEDMMGMRGNMVSELILDNVRVPKTNVLGRPEDGFKISMQTLDMGRIGIAAQALGIGMAAYEAAAVYATERKQFNKPIGTFQGVSFKLAEMKTKLEAARLLVYKAACNKDKGLPYTTEAAMCKYYAPGAALDVCQEALQIFGGYGYVKELPVERYYRDVKITQIYEGTSEVMKIIIGNAILKEFSKL, from the coding sequence ATGGATCTGAGTTTAACCAAGACACAGAAGATGGTGCAGAAGCACATCAGGAAGTTCTCCCGGGAAGTGCTGGCTGAATGGTCGCTCTACCTGGACCGCGAGGCAAAGCCTCTTCCAGGCGATATAGTGACCGCCATGGGTAATCTGAATATATGGGGGATACAGGCTCCCCGGCAATTCGGCGGAGCCGACCTTGATACGGTCAGTTATGCCATAGTCATCGAGGAGATATCGCGTGTCAGCGCCTCGATAGGACTGGGAGTGACGGTCCATAATTCCGTATGCCTGGCCCCCCTGCTGAAATTCGGCACGGAAGATCAGAAGGAGCGTCTTGCCTATGATCTGTCAACGGGGAGAAAGATCGGTGGATTTACCGTAACGGAGCCCAATGCCGGTTCCGACGCAGGCGGTGTCCAGACAACGGCCTCGGATGACGGCGATGCCTATATCCTGAACGGTCAGAAGGCCTTTGTCACCAATGGCGGCGTGGGCGATGTTTTTCTCGTTGCCGCCGTGTTTGACGCAGCCAGGAAGAGCAGGGGTATAGGGATCTTTATCGTTGAAAAGGGGATGCGGGGATTTTCCGTGGGAAAAATCGAGGACATGATGGGGATGCGGGGGAATATGGTTTCCGAGCTCATACTGGACAATGTACGCGTTCCGAAAACCAATGTGCTGGGACGGCCTGAGGACGGATTTAAAATATCCATGCAGACCCTTGATATGGGGCGTATCGGTATAGCGGCACAGGCCCTGGGCATCGGCATGGCCGCCTATGAAGCGGCAGCCGTCTACGCGACGGAGCGCAAGCAGTTCAATAAACCAATCGGCACATTCCAGGGAGTGTCCTTTAAGCTGGCCGAGATGAAGACGAAGCTCGAGGCTGCCCGGCTTCTCGTTTATAAGGCCGCCTGCAATAAGGATAAAGGTCTTCCCTATACGACCGAAGCGGCCATGTGCAAATATTATGCGCCGGGGGCGGCCCTGGATGTGTGCCAGGAGGCCCTGCAGATTTTCGGCGGATACGGTTACGTCAAGGAACTTCCCGTGGAGCGTTATTATCGGGATGTGAAAATAACACAGATATATGAGGGGACTTCCGAGGTCATGAAGATCATTATCGGTAACGCCATCCTCAAAGAATTCAGCAAGTTATAA
- a CDS encoding electron transfer flavoprotein subunit beta, protein MLTIAVCIKQVPDTHMVKIDPVRGTLERDRIPNIMNPDDMHAIEMALSLRGRYGGTVTAVTMGPPQAAEILEESYAMGVDSAVLVSDSCFAGSDSYVTGKILSRAIAGLGSFDIVITGVEAVDGSTASVGYHLSEFLHMPLITQIHKIDIEEKHAVIERLYGHEYQKIRVDLPLILSVNKSTNVVRFPALADIRTCFEKPIRKMTMEDIGGSEKEYGLYGSPTVVIQSESFVHARERETMNGNLQEKVEELLVRLKKHNIIRY, encoded by the coding sequence ATGCTTACTATTGCCGTGTGTATAAAACAGGTACCCGACACCCATATGGTTAAAATCGATCCTGTCAGGGGTACCCTGGAGCGCGACAGGATACCGAACATAATGAATCCCGATGACATGCATGCCATCGAGATGGCCCTGTCCCTCAGGGGGCGCTACGGTGGTACCGTAACCGCCGTAACCATGGGGCCTCCCCAGGCAGCCGAGATACTCGAAGAGTCCTATGCCATGGGTGTAGACAGCGCCGTGCTCGTCTCGGACTCCTGTTTTGCCGGGTCCGACTCTTATGTGACGGGGAAAATACTCTCGCGTGCCATTGCCGGTCTCGGTTCCTTCGATATTGTGATCACCGGCGTGGAGGCCGTGGACGGAAGCACGGCCAGCGTGGGATACCACCTCTCGGAATTTCTCCATATGCCCCTGATTACGCAGATTCATAAAATCGATATCGAAGAAAAACATGCCGTCATAGAACGGTTATATGGACACGAATACCAGAAGATACGGGTCGATCTTCCTCTGATATTGTCGGTGAATAAAAGCACCAACGTTGTTCGCTTTCCGGCCCTGGCAGATATCCGGACCTGTTTTGAGAAGCCCATCAGAAAAATGACCATGGAAGATATAGGCGGATCGGAAAAGGAATACGGGTTATACGGTTCACCGACGGTTGTTATCCAGTCCGAATCCTTTGTCCACGCCAGGGAGCGGGAAACCATGAACGGAAACCTGCAGGAAAAGGTCGAGGAGCTCCTGGTCAGGCTGAAGAAACATAATATCATCAGGTATTGA
- a CDS encoding electron transfer flavoprotein subunit alpha/FixB family protein, translated as MTSSQCMEERHMEKKGGRESKGVMVFVEIQDHERVLEGARELLTKGRDLADRLGEQVYAVVLALEAEKYLADVKNFGPDFILYMSHNDLKHYNSEIFPELFTGLIREYNPSILLIPSTEAGSDLAPRLSQRFHTGLTAHCTGLDIIDSEKHGKGLLLMKRPAFSGNMVASIICPESRPQIATVQPGVFEKAERTGLHADVIELAYSFDSSSLRVVNCEAPRRWDRCTVSLEQADVVIAGGRGLGAKRNFDRLFELSQMLGGEVGATRVPVFNGWCGMERMIGQTGKTVKPRLYMGFGISGQIQHTTSIVDAEIIVSVNADPGAPIFDISDYVIQEDAARFLEALIERLKKEKLTFACGM; from the coding sequence ATGACATCCTCTCAATGTATGGAAGAGCGGCATATGGAAAAGAAAGGCGGAAGAGAAAGTAAAGGCGTCATGGTCTTCGTGGAGATACAGGACCACGAACGGGTGCTCGAGGGAGCCCGTGAGTTGTTGACAAAGGGCAGGGACCTGGCCGACAGGCTTGGTGAACAGGTTTATGCCGTTGTCCTGGCACTTGAGGCTGAAAAATATCTGGCTGACGTTAAGAATTTTGGACCTGACTTTATTCTTTATATGAGTCACAATGACCTGAAGCATTACAATAGTGAAATATTTCCAGAACTCTTCACCGGACTGATCAGAGAATATAATCCTTCCATTCTGCTCATTCCCTCCACGGAGGCTGGATCGGACCTGGCGCCCCGTCTTTCCCAGCGTTTTCATACGGGCCTGACAGCCCATTGCACCGGTCTTGACATTATCGATTCGGAAAAGCATGGAAAGGGACTGCTGCTCATGAAGAGACCAGCCTTCAGCGGGAACATGGTGGCATCGATCATCTGCCCCGAAAGCCGGCCCCAGATAGCCACGGTGCAGCCCGGTGTCTTTGAAAAAGCGGAAAGGACCGGTCTGCATGCCGATGTGATTGAGCTTGCCTATTCGTTCGATTCCTCGTCACTACGGGTCGTAAACTGTGAAGCGCCGCGGCGCTGGGACAGGTGTACTGTCTCCCTGGAGCAGGCCGATGTAGTCATTGCCGGCGGAAGGGGACTTGGTGCTAAGCGTAATTTTGACAGGCTTTTCGAATTATCCCAGATGCTGGGCGGGGAAGTGGGAGCGACACGTGTCCCCGTTTTTAACGGTTGGTGCGGGATGGAGCGGATGATCGGCCAGACAGGCAAAACCGTGAAGCCCCGGCTCTACATGGGATTTGGCATATCGGGACAGATACAACACACAACCTCCATTGTTGATGCTGAAATAATCGTATCGGTCAATGCCGACCCGGGAGCCCCCATATTTGATATTTCCGATTATGTCATACAGGAAGATGCCGCCAGGTTTCTCGAAGCTCTCATAGAGCGGCTCAAGAAGGAGAAACTTACTTTCGCATGTGGCATGTAA